The proteins below come from a single Corylus avellana chromosome ca3, CavTom2PMs-1.0 genomic window:
- the LOC132173613 gene encoding nucleobase-ascorbate transporter 6, with protein MAGGGGAKSDEPQPHPPKDQLPNISYCITSPPPWPEAIILGFQHYLVMLGTTVLIPTALVPQMGGGNEEKAKVIQTLLFVAGLNTLTQTLFGSRLPAVIGGSYTFVPTTISIILSGRFSNVQDPIEKFKRTMRAIQGALIVASTLQIVLGFSGLWRNVTRFLSPLSAVPLVALTGFGLYEFGFPGVAKCVEIGLPELLILVFISQYMPHVLHSGKNIFDRFAVIFSVVIVWIYAHLLTVGGAYNGAAPKTQISCRTDRAGLIAGAPWIRVPYPFQWGTPSFDAGEAFAMMMASFVALVESTGAFIAVSRYASATMLPPSIHSRGVGWQGIGILLSGLFGTGNGSSVSVENAGLLALTRVGSRRVVQISAGFMIFFSILGKFGAVFASIPAPIIAALYCLFFAYVGAGGLSFLQFCNLNSFRTKFILGFSIFMGLSVPQYFNEYTVVNGYGPVHTSGRWFNDIVNVPFSSEAFVAGCVAYFLDNTLHRRDGGIRKDRGKHWWDKFRSFKGDTRSEEFYSLPFNLNKYFPSV; from the exons atggcaggaggaggaggagcaaaATCAGATGAGCCACAGCCACACCCGCCAAAGGATCAGCTACCCAACATTTCTTACTGCATTACCAGCCCACCTCCATGGC CTGAAGCCATCATTCTTGGATTTCAACACTATCTTGTGATGCTTGGCACGACAGTTCTCATCCCCACTGCTCTGGTTCCCCAAATGGGAGGTGGAAAT GAGGAGAAGGCCAAGGTGATCCAAACCCTACTCTTTGTCGCTGGTTTGAACACATTGACGCAGACATTGTTTGGGTCTCGACTGCCTGCTGTCATTGGAGGGTCATATACCTTTGTACCGACCACAATTTCAATTATCCTTTCTGGTCGATTCAGCAATGTCCAAGACCCTATAGAG AAATTTAAGAGGACAATGCGGGCAATCCAGGGTGCTCTTATTGTTGCTTCAACTCTTCAGATTGTCTTAGGATTCAGTGGCCTTTGGCGCAATGTTACAAG GTTCTTAAGTCCACTTTCAGCTGTTCCTTTGGTAGCATTAACTGGATTTGGGCTTTATGAGTTTGGTTTTCCTGGG GTTGCGAAATGTGTGGAGATTGGACTGCCAGAGCttcttattttagtttttatttcacAG TATATGCCCCATGTGCTACATTCAGGAAAAAATATCTTTGACCGTTTCGCAGTAATTTTCTCAGTGGTGATTGTTTGGATATATGCTCACCTACTTACTGTAGGTGGGGCATATAATGGTGCAGCTCCAAAAACACAAATAAGCTGTCGCACTGACCGTGCTGGACTTATAGCCGGTGCTCCATG GATAAGAGTTCCTTATCCCTTTCAATGGGGAACTCCTTCATTTGATGCTGGTGAAGCCTTTGCCATGATGATGGCTTCTTTTGTTGCTCTTGTAGAG TCCACTGGTGCTTTCATTGCGGTATCAAGGTATGCAAGTGCGACTATGTTGCCACCTTCCATTCACAGCCGTGGAGTTGGTTGGCAG GGAATTGGCATCCTGTTGTCTGGGTTGTTTGGAACTGGGAATGGATCCTCTGTATCTGT AGAGAATGCTGGTCTCTTGGCCTTGACTCGCGTTGGCAGTCGAAGGGTAGTGCAAATATCGGCTGgatttatgattttcttttccattcttg GGAAATTTGGAGCAGTCTTTGCTTCAATCCCAGCACCTATTATTGCTGCCTTGTACTGTCTTTTCTTTGCTTATGTTG GTGCGGGGGGCCTTAGTTTTCTTCAGTTCTGCAACCTAAACAGCTTCAGAACGAAGTTCATCTTGGGCTTCTCTATCTTCATGGGCTTGTCTGTGCCACAGTACTTCAATGAGTACACAGTAGTCAATGGTTATGGTCCAGTCCACACAAGCGGAAGATGG TTCAACGATATTGTGAATGTCCCTTTTTCATCAGAAGCTTTTGTTGCGGGCTGCGTGGCATATTTCCTGGACAACACACTGCATCGGAGGGACGGTGGAATCAGGAAAGACAGAGGTAAACATTGGTGGGACAAGTTCCGGTCCTTCAAAGGTGATACAAGGAGTGAGGAATTTTATTCACTGCCCTTCAATCTAAACAAGTATTTCCCGTCTGTATGA